The nucleotide sequence AGCAGGGTGCGAATTATAGGAGGGTTGGCCCACTACTGTTAGTAGGGCCTGAACTTAGAAGTagcaatgaaaaaaattaaaagaccaATTAGACACTCAATGTACATCTGGGTGTACAAAAGTCAGGCCTGTGTCTAagtaaaacatcatttttttttttttgtgcaaattactTAATGCCATTTCTTCCTAGTTTAAATAGATCAGTTTAGAGGATATTGTGATAATtagttaaaataacaaaacatttaaaaaatgctattgTTTCCACGTTTTCCatctttttatacatttttattaacattatacagttaaagtcagaatattagccccctttgaattgttatttctttttttttatatatatttcccaaatgatatttaacagagcaaggacattttcacagtatgtctgataatattttttcttctggagaaaatcttatttgttttatttcagctagaataaaagcagttattaattaaaaaaaaaacttgcctaattaccttaacctgcctagttaacctaattaacctagttaagggggggggggggttgattGTAAATGGAAACATGAAATGTGAAAAGAAAACATGAACAAAATGTTCTTAAGTCTAAATTACacaatgctctctctctctctctctctctctctctctctctgtgtgtgtgtgtgtgtgtgtgtatataaatatatatatatatatatatatatatatatatatatatatatatatatatatatatatatatRtgtgtgtgtgtgtgtgtgtgtgtgtgtgtgtgtgtgtgtgtgtgtgtgtgtgtgtgtgtgtgtgcgcgtttgtgaAGAAatatcagaaatattagcccacctgtctatttttttccaaatttctatataatggagagaagattttttttcaacacatttttaaacataatagttttgataactcatttctaataactgatttattttatctttgtcatgatgacagtaaataatattttactagatatttttcaagacacttctatacagcttaaagtgatatttaaagtcttaaagtaggttaactaggcagattagggtaattaggcaagttattgtataacaatagtttgttctttagactatcaaaaaaataaagcttaaatgggctaatattttttaccttaaaaggTAAGGTAAAAGgtaaggtaattttttttttatttaattaaaacagtttttattctagctgaaataaaacaaataaaactttctccagaagaaaaaaaatatcagacatgctgtgaaaatgtccttgctctgttaaacatcattttttaaatatttaaaagagaaaaaaaaatcatagtggagctaataaatctgacttcaactgcatatatatttcttttaaattggGAAGAAACGTTAGGCTTTTACATAGTCTCGCTATCATAGTTGTTCTTTGGCGCCCCTAGCACTGTTTTGGAATAAATAGGCCTACTGTTTTTGTTGCTCATTGGCCTACCTGATATATAAATAATCTATAATAAAGTTACGAATATTAAATGTTACGAAACAAACCGTATGCTTATTTATGTTAGTCAATATTCAATATTGGTCATAACGGAAAGACCTCGAGTAACGTACTGTTGCCATGGTTACACCTCAGGTGAAGCAGTTGCTGTTCGTGTTTATTCTGGATTTTATAGTTGGGCCTTTTATTGATTTGATTTCTTTTTGTGATTACCTTCAAATATTCGACCCCCCTGAAGGTCATTGAGTAATTCGCACGCTGAACTAGGCTAAAAAGAGGTATTTAAATTGTCTGGGTACCTGCAGTTGTAGGTTCTGATTTCCTTGTTATCCCTTTTGCACTTGACAGCCACAAATATCATCGTGACAAACAGGATGACTGCAATAGAGCCCAAGGCAATGATGAAGATGAGGGACAGGTTGACTGGTCCGATTTGTTCCTGTGCATTGAGATCAGGTGAGAGATAAATGACAATATATGCAGAGGCAGACAGAGAAGTTTGGCCGTGGTCGTGCGCCACCACGGTGATTTGATAGGATGGCTTCGCGTTCTCCCCAAACGTCTTTGTGGTTCGCACCTCGCCGTTTATCTGGTCTATTTCAAAGTATGCCATGTCTCCTTCTGATATTGAATATGTTAACCTCCCATTTTCACCCTCATCGTAATCATCAGCTTTTATTTGTGTAACCAAATAACCAACTCCAGCGTTTTTAGGGATGGACACCTCCGCGGTGCCGTTCACCAGGGGCGGGGTGGTCATCACAGGTGTGTTGTCGTTTACATCCAGCACGACGATGCGCACGGTGGCGTTGCTGGTCAAAGGTGGATCTCCCCCATCCTTCGCAGACACTTTGAACTCAAATGTCCGCGTATCTTCGTGATTAAAAGCCCTGACGCCGTATATTTCGCCGTTTGAGTTGACGGTCACGTAAGATTCCACAGACATGCCCCGCACCTCCGATTTGATGATTTCGTACGACACGGTGCCGTTCATGCCCAGATCAGGGTCTCTGGCGGACACCGCCAGAAGAAACGCACCTGGGACGTTATTTTCGAGCACCATGGCTTGATAATGGGGCTTGGTGAAGTACGGGGGATTGTCGTTTTCATCTGTTACTTTCACCGCAAACGATTTCGAGCTTCTGAGCGGGGGATACCCGCTGTCCTCGGCCAGAATGGTCAAATTGTACATGTCTCTCTGCTCTCTATCCAGACGGCCGTCAACAAGTAAGGTGGAGAAGCTCTCGAACTCATTGAGTCTAAAAGGCACATTGCCCTGCAGTCTGCACTGCACTTTCCCATTCGCTCCGGAATCGTTGTCTGAGACTCGCACCAGTGCTATCACGTATCCGAGAGGAGCGTTTTCGCTCACCTCCACCATCTCGCTGTTCTCCGACAACAGTTTGATTTCGGGCGCGTTGTCGTTTATGTCGATTACGTTAACAATCACTTTGCAGTGGGCAGGGATTGAATTTGGACCCAGATCTTTGGCTTGTACGTCAATTTCGTGAATGTGCAGTTCCTCGTGGTCCAAAACGCCGTTCACTGTGATTACACCTGTTTTGGGGTCGATTTTAAACATCTGTTTGGTCAGGTTGGAGACAAAGTTTATGAATGAGTAGACCACCTCGCCATTGGTTCCTTCGTCTGGGTCAGTGGCGTTCAGGTCTATGACTAACGTGTTAATGGGAGAATTCTCCAGCACGTTTACAGTGTACACTGGCTCATCGAAAACGGGGTTGTTGTCGTTGGAGTCGATGACTTTGATGTTAAGTTGCACAGTCCCAGACTTCGGAGGGTCTCCTCCGTCCTCCGCCGTGAGTTCAAACGTGTACCGAGACTGCGTTTCTCTGTCTAAAGTCTTTTCCACGACAAGTTCTGCGATTTTGGACCCGTCTCCCCTCGTCTTAATCTCAAGACCGAAAATATCATTCGGGGTGATGGTGTACGTTTGAATGCCGTTGCTCCCCGAGTCCGGATCGCTTGCCCCCTCTAGGGGAAATCTGGTACCGGGAGCGGCATTTTCCGAGATTTCTATGTCAATGTGGTTGGTGGGGAAGCGGGGCGCGTTGTCGTTTACGTCGATAATCTCAATTTTGATCACGCAGATCTCCATCGAGTTCGACATCACCTCTAACGAAATAAAACACTTAGGTGTCTGTCGGCAAACAGCGTCCCGATCAATTTTTTGCTTGGTGATGAGCAGTCCGGCAGGGCTCAGATTAACCCATCGTGGCTCGGAATTGGAGATAACCCGCAAATAAGGCTGTCGGTTTCCAAGTGCAAAACCCGCAACTTTTGCGTCCGCCGTTACGTTGGCTATCTTTGTGCCTGCACGCAGCTCTTCCTCCACGGTGTATTTCAAATTGAACACGGCATCGACTCCAGTCCAGCACAAGAGAAAGCACACAAACATTTGTACGAAATCCATGTCCTTGGAATGCATTGTACCTGTTGATGTCTGTCTTCACGCGCTCATTTGCATGAtcgtttattaacatttaaacctaTGCACATTCGATACGACGTAAAAAAAGCTCCAAAAAGTCAAACGAACAAAATCACAGTCTGGCAGATATCCTTTAAAATGATCGAAAATGTTTATATCTGCGGTGAAATTCATTTGACTTACTGATTACGCAGTGGATAACTTCCATTTACTTTATCGACATCTTATCAGGCCACCCATGTCTTGCACTATTTGTGAAGAAAATGTGAAGAAAACTGGAGAATGTTTCTTCATCTAACGAATGAGACAACATTGTGAATGGAAAACATGGCTTCAACGTGAACATTTGGGTAATTCACGGAAACCGAGATGTATACCGACCATTTTGAGCCAGTGAAAGAAAATATTCAGTACTAATGTGGGCTAAATGTCCACTTGAAGGTCCTCAACttgtgaatgaataaaagaagggatccagttttaaaatatttgctcTTGGTATCATGATTCGTGAcgaaaacttaaattaaaattaaattaaaacatcgttcATGCCAAATCAATCCATATAAAGATGTGAAGTTAGAATGTTTCCTCCTTGATCCGCATTTCTGTCCATGCGCTCATATCCAACTGACTGAAACCAGAGATTCcaattgaagaaagaaaaaaacaaatagtcCAATTTTTGTGACTGGAGCAACGAAGATAACCCAGTATTAACCAAATATCAGTCCGCAATTCATTGATATTCCCAGTCGAGCAAAAGGTGTGCGCCTTGTCCACTGAAGATTTCGTAAATGTCTTGTATGAAGGTGTTTCAGCTGGCCTTAGTCCAGAATGAATGAAACTAAATCCgtataaaacactgaaaaaagatCAGTGAAGACAAATAAAGCATTGGTAAGTGCAGCTGAGCTCGACTCGCCGTAAAAAAGCGTCCGGTCTGAAATATCCAGCCTCTGGATGAAGCGAAATAGTTCTTgatatagttgttaaatgtggcTCACTGAGGTAAACGCACGGCGCGCATCTTCAGCGCATACTGTCGAATGCACAGCTCAGTGTCTCGCGCTCAGTCTCAGGACCCGCAATCCCCACAGCCAATCAGAGGTTACACTGGAGAGCTGGATTTGCTGGTGGGTGGGGCAAAACTACAGCTATGAACTCGGCCAACTAGCTCCAGTTCATACAACGCACGGTGTATGTTTTCTGTTCTGCTTACGCCTGGACATAACGTATGTCATTTTGCGATTGAGGAATTTCGAAAGGGAATTAATTTCCTTAAGATATTTTTCGGGGCAATTTTACGCTAGTCAGATAGTGTATTTTTTTAACAGAGCATTACACTCATATACTTAAACACATTGTAATAAAAATCACAGCTTTACTAggcttttatttaacatttccaCTGATATAGTGACTTAATTAGCCTATAGTTGTTATGGTTTTCTTTATAAACTTTTTAGATTTATGTTTCGGATATAAATTAGTTTTATAATTAGCCCATGTTGGCTTAAAGAAACGGTAGCTTAATATTAATTCTAATCAAAAACTTGTTTATTAAAACTTGTATATTAGTATTTTGGCATGTAAGAGTCAGCGACTCTTGGTAGTTTTTTTAGACTAATCAAtatattcataacaaattaacTTGACATTTCCCTAATTAAAAGTCTCATCTCATTTGCATAAAGCTTGtcagacttttatttattttttatatcagtCGTAATACTGAAaaatctgtttaatttatttatatatttatttatcaaatccGTCGCAGATTTAATAAGATGTATTATGGGTGCTGCACGTTTTGAGCTTGGAGCACTCACACAGTGATTGAATCTGTTCACTTATTAGCAGCATTTGCCGTGTTAAGAAATATTAAATGCCACAGAATATGAATGGGAGCATGAACACCTTTTCTAGTGGGGCTAGAAAATGATAACGTTGGAATCTGCACTAATTGCGAATCTTTCAGGCAGCTGCCTTTCGTTCCCATCCCTGATGACGACCCCGACATATCAATGACTCCCCCCaccatctttctctctctctctctctctctctctctctctctctctctgcgcatgtttgtgtgtctgtaagagagagtaaaatgatttaaaataatttaagtatgAGAGAGGCAATATAAAAAATGTTAGGCATTTTTTTACTacagttattattaatataactaCTAGCAATTATGGTTGTAATCGTTGTTATGTATGAACGTTCATTAATCTGTATACCTGTATACATATAGATTATTTAAATTcctcactatatatatatttgcctCAACCACGCAGAGAGTCAAGAGTCATGTGCACACATGACAGCATGTTGAGGGCAAACCGTGTTTAAAGTCACAAGGCTGACACCTAGCGGCCGCCACCACTTTCACCTAATATTAAAACCCTGTTTTTGCCCcgatgtttgtttctttgtttttcaaCTAAGACATTGGCTACTGGAAAaggaaaaatatacaaaatggAAAGCTTATATTTTGTACAGTTATTTCCACGTGAGTAtttttatccaataaataaagatatttaagAAAAAATCCACATATTACCCACTGTAAACCCACAAAGTTAAGGTAACCCAAACCATTtttggaaaccgattgcaacaaactatttaagttcaaaaactaatccaaatgagtactgtgaacttaatccgtttgagtaaatgaagcaatgaCCACAGTAAAACCccaaaaatgaagagaactcaaaccaactaagtactgtaaaaccccataagttaaggcaactcaaactgtttgaggaaaccaattgctacaaacaatttgagttaaaaaaaaactaatctatttgagtactgtgaacgtgctccatttaagttgaatttagttatatattaaattaactcattaccttcaacactgagttcaaaagtttttttcaaatgagtagaattaaatttcagtcaattttgagttaactacactcaattcatttgataaagttgactgttgggtttacaATGTATCTCGTTTGATTAGTTATATACAGTGGTTGGATAGTTTGTTGTGTATTACAGGTGTGTGGATTGAACATATTTTACTTAAGTTTTGTCTTACGTTTTACCTGAATACGTCATGTAAAGTTGACAAACTACCGAGCTTTTTCTGCTTTTCGTTTGACATACAGTCATGCAAGTTTTCCAGCAGTCATATTCATGAGCAAGCACAGATGTCATCATCGTCAAATATTCTAGTTCATGTTTGTTTCCAGCTTGCAATGCTTTAGGGACAGCTGTCAACCTATTGCTCTGTTGACTGTTGAAACTTGCCTACCTTCCAAGGCAAAGGAAAGATGCTAAAGGTGTTTTCACAGCTCTCTTGGTGTTGAAAGATTAAACTACGGGGATTATCGTTGATGTTCTTTTAGCCATTTTATATTTAGCAGTAGTGGAGAGCGGGGAGGGAAGCAGGGGCGTAGCAACCAGGGGGATGGGAGGGATACGTCCTTCCCACTTTTAGAGACAGAGCATTTAGAAACAGGtggttaataataaaatgaacttAAAATTTTGGATCTCATTCAGCTGCCCCCCACTTTTTAAATGCCCGCTTTGCCCCTAGAGGGAAGTAACATTTTTCATAGAATTCtaattttaaaagataatgtttttagcagaaatatatttttccGTGGTAACTAGCTCACAACAGTGGTGTATCAAAATCTGGTCTTATTTTGCATCAATGTTGAACAACTTTAATATAACTTCACTTTAAACAAAAGTTGCACATTGTTACTTTTAACCTGTAGGCAGTAACAAAagtaaccaacccaggctcattctgaaaatgtagtc is from Danio rerio strain Tuebingen ecotype United States chromosome 14, GRCz12tu, whole genome shotgun sequence and encodes:
- the pcdh19 gene encoding protocadherin-19 isoform X3 → MHSKDMDFVQMFVCFLLCWTGVDAVFNLKYTVEEELRAGTKIANVTADAKVAGFALGNRQPYLRVISNSEPRWVNLSPAGLLITKQKIDRDAVCRQTPKCFISLEVMSNSMEICVIKIEIIDVNDNAPRFPTNHIDIEISENAAPGTRFPLEGASDPDSGSNGIQTYTITPNDIFGLEIKTRGDGSKIAELVVEKTLDRETQSRYTFELTAEDGGDPPKSGTVQLNIKVIDSNDNNPVFDEPVYTVNVLENSPINTLVIDLNATDPDEGTNGEVVYSFINFVSNLTKQMFKIDPKTGVITVNGVLDHEELHIHEIDVQAKDLGPNSIPAHCKVIVNVIDINDNAPEIKLLSENSEMVEVSENAPLGYVIALVRVSDNDSGANGKVQCRLQGNVPFRLNEFESFSTLLVDGRLDREQRDMYNLTILAEDSGYPPLRSSKSFAVKVTDENDNPPYFTKPHYQAMVLENNVPGAFLLAVSARDPDLGMNGTVSYEIIKSEVRGMSVESYVTVNSNGEIYGVRAFNHEDTRTFEFKVSAKDGGDPPLTSNATVRIVVLDVNDNTPVMTTPPLVNGTAEVSIPKNAGVGYLVTQIKADDYDEGENGRLTYSISEGDMAYFEIDQINGEVRTTKTFGENAKPSYQITVVAHDHGQTSLSASAYIVIYLSPDLNAQEQIGPVNLSLIFIIALGSIAVILFVTMIFVAVKCKRDNKEIRTYNCRVAEYSYGNQKKSSKKKKLSKNDIRLVPRDVEETDKMNVTENYSIDSSYVNSRAHLIKSTSTFKDMEGNSLKDSGHEESDQTDSEHDVQRGHYADTAVNDVLNMTVPSNNSQIPDQDQSEGFHCQDECRILGHSDRCWMPRVPIPARAKSPEHGRNVIALSIEATTVDVPHYEDCGTTKRTFATFGKDGPDEDRAEQRGRRQTAEPAVCSPKTNGAVREAGNGREAVSPITSPVHLKSPQSKAPSTYNTLKCRDAERIANHSLLRQPEGKDSEPAMREINTLLQDGRDKESPGSKRLKDIVL
- the pcdh19 gene encoding protocadherin-19 isoform X2; the protein is MHSKDMDFVQMFVCFLLCWTGVDAVFNLKYTVEEELRAGTKIANVTADAKVAGFALGNRQPYLRVISNSEPRWVNLSPAGLLITKQKIDRDAVCRQTPKCFISLEVMSNSMEICVIKIEIIDVNDNAPRFPTNHIDIEISENAAPGTRFPLEGASDPDSGSNGIQTYTITPNDIFGLEIKTRGDGSKIAELVVEKTLDRETQSRYTFELTAEDGGDPPKSGTVQLNIKVIDSNDNNPVFDEPVYTVNVLENSPINTLVIDLNATDPDEGTNGEVVYSFINFVSNLTKQMFKIDPKTGVITVNGVLDHEELHIHEIDVQAKDLGPNSIPAHCKVIVNVIDINDNAPEIKLLSENSEMVEVSENAPLGYVIALVRVSDNDSGANGKVQCRLQGNVPFRLNEFESFSTLLVDGRLDREQRDMYNLTILAEDSGYPPLRSSKSFAVKVTDENDNPPYFTKPHYQAMVLENNVPGAFLLAVSARDPDLGMNGTVSYEIIKSEVRGMSVESYVTVNSNGEIYGVRAFNHEDTRTFEFKVSAKDGGDPPLTSNATVRIVVLDVNDNTPVMTTPPLVNGTAEVSIPKNAGVGYLVTQIKADDYDEGENGRLTYSISEGDMAYFEIDQINGEVRTTKTFGENAKPSYQITVVAHDHGQTSLSASAYIVIYLSPDLNAQEQIGPVNLSLIFIIALGSIAVILFVTMIFVAVKCKRDNKEIRTYNCSFLYLRRVAEYSYGNQKKSSKKKKLSKNDIRLVPRDVEETDKMNVTENYSIDSSYVNSRAHLIKSTSTFKDMEGNSLKDSGHEESDQTDSEHDVQRGHYADTAVNDVLNMTVPSNNSQIPDQDQSEGFHCQDECRILGHSDRCWMPRVPIPARAKSPEHGRNVIALSIEATTVDVPHYEDCGTTKRTFATFGKDGPDEDRAEQRGRRQTAEPAVCSPKTNGAVREAGNGREAVSPITSPVHLKSPQSKAPSTYNTLKCRDAERIANHSLLRQPEGKDSEPAMREINTLLQDGRDKESPGSKRLKDIVL
- the pcdh19 gene encoding protocadherin-19 isoform X1 yields the protein MHSKDMDFVQMFVCFLLCWTGVDAVFNLKYTVEEELRAGTKIANVTADAKVAGFALGNRQPYLRVISNSEPRWVNLSPAGLLITKQKIDRDAVCRQTPKCFISLEVMSNSMEICVIKIEIIDVNDNAPRFPTNHIDIEISENAAPGTRFPLEGASDPDSGSNGIQTYTITPNDIFGLEIKTRGDGSKIAELVVEKTLDRETQSRYTFELTAEDGGDPPKSGTVQLNIKVIDSNDNNPVFDEPVYTVNVLENSPINTLVIDLNATDPDEGTNGEVVYSFINFVSNLTKQMFKIDPKTGVITVNGVLDHEELHIHEIDVQAKDLGPNSIPAHCKVIVNVIDINDNAPEIKLLSENSEMVEVSENAPLGYVIALVRVSDNDSGANGKVQCRLQGNVPFRLNEFESFSTLLVDGRLDREQRDMYNLTILAEDSGYPPLRSSKSFAVKVTDENDNPPYFTKPHYQAMVLENNVPGAFLLAVSARDPDLGMNGTVSYEIIKSEVRGMSVESYVTVNSNGEIYGVRAFNHEDTRTFEFKVSAKDGGDPPLTSNATVRIVVLDVNDNTPVMTTPPLVNGTAEVSIPKNAGVGYLVTQIKADDYDEGENGRLTYSISEGDMAYFEIDQINGEVRTTKTFGENAKPSYQITVVAHDHGQTSLSASAYIVIYLSPDLNAQEQIGPVNLSLIFIIALGSIAVILFVTMIFVAVKCKRDNKEIRTYNCSFLYLRRVAEYSYGNQKKSSKKKKLSKNDIRLVPRDVEETDKMNVVSCSSLTSSLNYFDYHQQTLPLGCRRSESTFLNVENQNSRNAAPNHGYHHTFTGQGPQQPDLIINGMPLPETENYSIDSSYVNSRAHLIKSTSTFKDMEGNSLKDSGHEESDQTDSEHDVQRGHYADTAVNDVLNMTVPSNNSQIPDQDQSEGFHCQDECRILGHSDRCWMPRVPIPARAKSPEHGRNVIALSIEATTVDVPHYEDCGTTKRTFATFGKDGPDEDRAEQRGRRQTAEPAVCSPKTNGAVREAGNGREAVSPITSPVHLKSPQSKAPSTYNTLKCRDAERIANHSLLRQPEGKDSEPAMREINTLLQDGRDKESPGSKRLKDIVL
- the pcdh19 gene encoding protocadherin-19 precursor, with product MHSKDMDFVQMFVCFLLCWTGVDAVFNLKYTVEEELRAGTKIANVTADAKVAGFALGNRQPYLRVISNSEPRWVNLSPAGLLITKQKIDRDAVCRQTPKCFISLEVMSNSMEICVIKIEIIDVNDNAPRFPTNHIDIEISENAAPGTRFPLEGASDPDSGSNGIQTYTITPNDIFGLEIKTRGDGSKIAELVVEKTLDRETQSRYTFELTAEDGGDPPKSGTVQLNIKVIDSNDNNPVFDEPVYTVNVLENSPINTLVIDLNATDPDEGTNGEVVYSFINFVSNLTKQMFKIDPKTGVITVNGVLDHEELHIHEIDVQAKDLGPNSIPAHCKVIVNVIDINDNAPEIKLLSENSEMVEVSENAPLGYVIALVRVSDNDSGANGKVQCRLQGNVPFRLNEFESFSTLLVDGRLDREQRDMYNLTILAEDSGYPPLRSSKSFAVKVTDENDNPPYFTKPHYQAMVLENNVPGAFLLAVSARDPDLGMNGTVSYEIIKSEVRGMSVESYVTVNSNGEIYGVRAFNHEDTRTFEFKVSAKDGGDPPLTSNATVRIVVLDVNDNTPVMTTPPLVNGTAEVSIPKNAGVGYLVTQIKADDYDEGENGRLTYSISEGDMAYFEIDQINGEVRTTKTFGENAKPSYQITVVAHDHGQTSLSASAYIVIYLSPDLNAQEQIGPVNLSLIFIIALGSIAVILFVTMIFVAVKCKRDNKEIRTYNCRVAEYSYGNQKKSSKKKKLSKNDIRLVPRDVEETDKMNVVSCSSLTSSLNYFDYHQQTLPLGCRRSESTFLNVENQNSRNAAPNHGYHHTFTGQGPQQPDLIINGMPLPETENYSIDSSYVNSRAHLIKSTSTFKDMEGNSLKDSGHEESDQTDSEHDVQRGHYADTAVNDVLNMTVPSNNSQIPDQDQSEGFHCQDECRILGHSDRCWMPRVPIPARAKSPEHGRNVIALSIEATTVDVPHYEDCGTTKRTFATFGKDGPDEDRAEQRGRRQTAEPAVCSPKTNGAVREAGNGREAVSPITSPVHLKSPQSKAPSTYNTLKCRDAERIANHSLLRQPEGKDSEPAMREINTLLQDGRDKESPGSKRLKDIVL